One Lactobacillus sp. ESL0785 DNA window includes the following coding sequences:
- a CDS encoding Veg family protein → MPTSIITIKHKLDSHLGDPLTVVARAGRKKVTKRHGILKETFPAVFVVDLDQDQNNFEHVSYSYTDLLTKNITLKFNDEAEEAEA, encoded by the coding sequence GTGCCAACATCAATTATTACCATTAAACATAAATTAGATTCACATTTAGGTGATCCTTTAACAGTAGTTGCAAGAGCCGGACGTAAGAAGGTAACGAAGAGACATGGAATTTTGAAAGAAACATTCCCTGCTGTCTTCGTTGTTGACTTAGATCAAGATCAGAATAATTTTGAGCATGTCTCTTATAGTTATACGGATTTGTTAACCAAAAATATTACATTGAAATTTAATGATGAAGCCGAAGAAGCTGAAGCATAA
- a CDS encoding MurR/RpiR family transcriptional regulator, with protein sequence MNFKNRVEATRRYLTASEVKIADYILGHPQEAVKMSISELAVASSTSAATVSRLVKSLQIDSYTAMKVMISVDLAEQKNEKDDVKLDITADEPFELICNKLIKNEVENITQTKDLLDKKICQKVVDRLTQTQTIYVFGVGASALSAKNIYQKWTRVGYNVIWEEDLNVLLAQLCSASEHDTLWLVSNSGETPECLYLANYAKQHGLFVISLTMFGMNSLVKKANLSLTTCKPIEPDFRVGATNSLTGQFYVIDVIFYLFFSRNFKQSFKAVDASRVALKDYRNFLKNR encoded by the coding sequence ATGAATTTTAAAAATCGAGTAGAAGCTACACGTAGATATTTAACTGCGTCGGAAGTGAAGATAGCAGACTATATTTTGGGGCATCCCCAAGAAGCAGTTAAGATGAGTATTAGCGAATTAGCTGTAGCTTCAAGCACAAGTGCAGCAACAGTTTCACGGTTGGTTAAAAGTCTACAAATTGATTCTTATACAGCAATGAAAGTAATGATTTCGGTTGATTTGGCAGAGCAAAAAAATGAAAAAGATGATGTCAAATTAGATATCACTGCTGATGAACCATTTGAACTTATTTGCAATAAATTAATCAAAAATGAAGTAGAAAATATAACACAGACAAAAGATCTATTAGATAAGAAAATATGTCAAAAAGTAGTTGATAGGTTGACGCAAACACAGACAATTTATGTTTTTGGTGTTGGCGCTTCTGCGCTGTCTGCTAAAAATATTTATCAAAAGTGGACGCGGGTTGGTTATAATGTAATATGGGAAGAAGATCTGAATGTCTTATTAGCTCAGTTATGTTCCGCATCTGAGCATGATACTCTGTGGTTAGTTTCTAATTCTGGTGAAACGCCGGAATGTTTATACTTGGCCAACTATGCAAAGCAACACGGATTGTTTGTAATTTCGTTGACTATGTTTGGTATGAATAGTCTGGTAAAAAAAGCAAATTTGTCATTAACTACTTGTAAGCCAATCGAACCTGATTTTAGGGTTGGGGCAACAAATTCGCTTACAGGGCAGTTTTATGTGATTGATGTTATTTTTTATTTGTTCTTTAGCCGGAACTTTAAGCAAAGCTTTAAAGCGGTAGATGCTTCGCGAGTAGCTTTGAAAGATTACCGTAATTTTTTAAAAAATAGGTAA
- a CDS encoding TatD family hydrolase — protein sequence MELIDNHTHLQDEPFRGKEAFYVDRAKELGVTKMICAGQDPDFNKRAIDLSQRFDNVYAMVGYCPDVAKDYDQQAEDLLIEQLQTPGVVAMGEIGLDYYWDESPRDKQRAVMKRQIEVAHELHLPVDIHTRDAFSDCYDILRSSNLEYGAILHSFNGDSAWLKKFMELNVCFSYSGVVSFTKATEVHESARQTPLDRLLIETDAPFLTPKPYRGKQNEPGNVYYVAQAIAELKDIPIEKVAAATYANTVRVYGLN from the coding sequence ATGGAATTAATTGATAACCATACACATCTGCAGGATGAACCGTTTCGTGGCAAAGAAGCATTTTACGTTGACCGGGCCAAAGAGCTGGGTGTTACAAAGATGATTTGCGCGGGGCAAGATCCAGATTTTAATAAGCGGGCAATTGACCTTAGCCAGCGTTTTGATAACGTTTATGCCATGGTTGGTTATTGCCCTGATGTTGCTAAGGATTATGACCAGCAAGCAGAAGATTTGCTAATTGAACAGCTGCAAACTCCCGGTGTGGTTGCCATGGGTGAGATTGGACTTGATTATTATTGGGATGAATCTCCAAGAGATAAGCAGCGGGCAGTAATGAAGCGTCAGATTGAAGTGGCTCACGAGTTGCATTTGCCAGTTGATATTCATACGAGGGATGCTTTTAGTGACTGCTATGATATTTTACGCAGCAGTAACCTTGAATACGGTGCAATTCTGCACAGTTTCAATGGTGACTCTGCTTGGCTCAAAAAGTTCATGGAGCTAAATGTTTGTTTTTCTTACTCTGGTGTAGTTTCCTTTACTAAGGCAACTGAAGTCCATGAGTCTGCCAGACAAACACCGCTTGACCGCTTGTTGATTGAAACGGATGCACCGTTTTTGACGCCGAAACCGTATCGCGGTAAACAAAACGAGCCAGGTAACGTTTACTATGTGGCTCAGGCAATTGCCGAACTGAAAGATATTCCAATAGAAAAAGTTGCTGCGGCAACTTATGCAAATACTGTGAGAGTTTATGGTCTTAACTAA
- the rsmA gene encoding 16S rRNA (adenine(1518)-N(6)/adenine(1519)-N(6))-dimethyltransferase RsmA, protein MNNEIPIGSPVRTQAIINRYFVKAKKNLGQNFLVDLNAIQGIVQAADIRPGDQVIEIGPGIGSLTEQLLYAGAKVFAYEVDDALPEILNNELPRQIAGVPIKDRFELMMKDILKANFKADLQDFFDLTKPIKVVANLPYYITTPIIFFLNESELDFASLTLMMQKEVADRLSAVPGNKEYGPLSIAVQIEMKVTSALTVKNTSFIPKPRVDSSVVVLTPLVQKPDVGEIKHFNWVVKMCFAQRRKTLNNNLKNLVPEADKRAELIKALGVDPRIRPEQLTIAQFAQIARAIPVQK, encoded by the coding sequence ATGAATAACGAAATTCCTATTGGATCGCCAGTTAGAACGCAGGCAATTATTAATCGTTATTTTGTCAAGGCCAAGAAAAATTTAGGTCAGAATTTTCTGGTTGATCTGAATGCAATTCAAGGAATTGTGCAGGCGGCAGATATTCGGCCGGGTGACCAAGTAATCGAAATTGGCCCGGGGATTGGCTCTTTAACTGAACAGCTTTTGTATGCGGGAGCGAAAGTTTTTGCTTATGAAGTCGATGACGCGTTGCCGGAAATTTTAAATAATGAATTGCCACGGCAAATTGCCGGGGTGCCAATTAAAGATCGTTTTGAATTAATGATGAAGGACATCTTAAAGGCAAACTTCAAGGCAGATTTGCAGGACTTTTTTGACTTGACTAAGCCAATTAAGGTTGTTGCCAACTTGCCCTATTACATTACAACACCGATTATTTTTTTCTTGAACGAATCAGAATTGGACTTTGCTAGTTTAACCTTAATGATGCAAAAAGAAGTTGCCGACCGGTTAAGTGCTGTGCCGGGCAACAAGGAATATGGTCCGCTTTCGATTGCCGTACAGATTGAAATGAAGGTAACGTCAGCTTTAACTGTTAAAAATACATCGTTTATTCCTAAGCCGCGAGTTGATTCTAGTGTTGTTGTGTTAACGCCATTAGTGCAAAAGCCAGATGTTGGTGAGATTAAGCACTTTAATTGGGTAGTGAAAATGTGTTTTGCACAAAGACGCAAGACGCTAAATAACAATTTGAAGAATTTGGTGCCAGAAGCTGATAAGCGAGCAGAGTTGATTAAAGCCTTAGGTGTAGATCCACGGATTCGTCCTGAACAATTGACAATTGCGCAGTTTGCCCAAATTGCACGGGCTATTCCAGTGCAAAAGTAA
- the rnmV gene encoding ribonuclease M5 produces MVLTKKQFNAVVVVEGKDDTIRLKQFFPGIETIETNGSDVPQTVLTELKELIKTRDVIVLTDPDLNGERIRRLVTQAVPQAKQAFITRKEGVPQKRGNSLGVEHASKEALTRALSALHEVKLEQSDLTKEAYQKLGLASGQGSRQLRERVGIKLRVGYGNAKQFYKRLHTFGITREKLTQAVEEAKHE; encoded by the coding sequence ATGGTCTTAACTAAAAAACAATTTAATGCGGTTGTGGTCGTTGAGGGAAAAGACGACACAATTCGGCTGAAACAATTTTTCCCGGGAATTGAAACAATTGAGACTAACGGTTCAGATGTGCCGCAAACCGTCTTGACAGAGTTAAAAGAACTGATTAAAACGCGGGATGTCATTGTTCTGACTGATCCTGATCTCAATGGTGAGCGAATTCGCCGATTAGTGACACAAGCAGTCCCGCAAGCTAAGCAAGCATTTATTACGCGTAAAGAAGGAGTCCCACAAAAACGTGGTAATTCTTTGGGCGTTGAACATGCATCAAAAGAGGCCTTAACGCGGGCTTTGAGCGCTTTACATGAAGTTAAGCTTGAGCAAAGCGATTTGACTAAAGAGGCTTATCAAAAGTTAGGTCTAGCTAGTGGTCAGGGTTCACGCCAATTACGTGAACGCGTTGGTATTAAGTTGCGGGTCGGTTATGGTAATGCCAAGCAATTTTATAAACGGCTGCACACTTTTGGCATAACTCGAGAAAAATTAACGCAGGCTGTTGAGGAGGCAAAGCATGAATAA
- the purR gene encoding pur operon repressor: MKRSERLVDMTKRLMERPHELIPLPFFAKQYGAAKSSISEDLSILKHTLAANQDGILETVAGAAGGVRYVPFWGKKHAQNYLTDLAARIEDPERILAGGFVYLSDILGNPQDLEKIGKLVATRYAYSNIDVVMTIETKGIALAQAVARYLNVPFIIARKRSKVTEGATVSVNYISSSLDRVSKMELPTRVLNENSNVLLVDDFMMAGGTLTGMQQLVKEFNSNIAGVCVLCEADFDDVKLIEGHLSLVKIKKVDPAKRVILAEPGNFVVHTDFNRF; the protein is encoded by the coding sequence ATGAAACGTTCAGAGAGATTAGTTGATATGACCAAACGCTTAATGGAGCGACCACACGAATTAATTCCGTTGCCATTTTTTGCTAAACAATATGGTGCTGCTAAGTCGTCGATTTCCGAAGATTTGTCTATCCTAAAACACACTTTGGCAGCTAATCAAGATGGTATTTTGGAAACGGTGGCTGGTGCTGCTGGAGGCGTTCGTTATGTTCCGTTTTGGGGGAAGAAGCACGCTCAGAATTATTTGACAGATTTGGCTGCGCGAATTGAAGATCCAGAGCGGATCTTGGCTGGTGGCTTTGTTTATTTATCCGATATTTTAGGAAACCCACAGGACTTAGAAAAGATTGGTAAGCTGGTTGCTACGCGCTACGCCTACTCTAATATTGATGTCGTTATGACAATTGAAACTAAAGGAATTGCACTTGCTCAGGCAGTTGCTCGTTACCTTAATGTCCCGTTTATTATTGCACGCAAGCGTTCGAAGGTGACGGAGGGAGCAACAGTTTCTGTCAATTATATTTCTTCTTCACTTGATCGAGTATCCAAAATGGAATTGCCAACACGAGTTTTGAATGAAAATTCTAATGTTTTACTCGTGGATGATTTTATGATGGCTGGTGGAACTCTAACAGGAATGCAGCAGTTAGTTAAGGAATTTAACAGTAATATTGCTGGTGTTTGTGTGCTTTGTGAAGCTGATTTTGATGATGTGAAGTTGATTGAGGGTCACTTGTCATTGGTCAAGATTAAGAAAGTAGATCCAGCTAAACGAGTTATCTTGGCAGAACCGGGCAACTTTGTGGTACATACCGATTTTAACCGCTTTTAA
- the glmU gene encoding bifunctional UDP-N-acetylglucosamine diphosphorylase/glucosamine-1-phosphate N-acetyltransferase GlmU has translation MKKFVVVLAAGKGTRMKSKLYKVLHQVCGKPMVEHVVEAAEAINPDKIVTVVGNGADEVEKVLAGKSEFVLQEKQLGTGDAVLTAQTELADQVGATLVITGDTPLFTSQTFQNLFDYHQKKGNAATVLTAQAPNPYGYGRIIRDEQGNVLRIVEQKDGNTEELQVNEINTGVFCFDNQKLFAALKHVTNNNAQGEYYLTDVLEILRNHGEHVGAYKMPDFSESLGVNDRIALAQATKIMQKRINEEHMRNGVSFVDPATAYIDADVEIGCDTVIEANVVIKGKTVIGNDCLITTGSRIVDTKIGNHVTVTSSTLENATMADHTDIGPNSHLRPNAVICSGAHVGNFVEIKNATIGENSKVGHLTYVGDATLGKDVNVGCGTIFANYDGVQKDHTTVGDKSFIGSGATLVAPVNVADHAFVAADSTITKDVARYDMAIARGRQVNKPDYWHKLALSKSEDWQ, from the coding sequence ATGAAAAAGTTTGTAGTTGTCCTTGCCGCAGGTAAGGGTACACGAATGAAGTCTAAGTTGTACAAGGTGCTGCATCAAGTATGTGGTAAGCCAATGGTTGAGCATGTTGTGGAAGCTGCGGAAGCAATTAATCCTGACAAGATTGTAACCGTTGTTGGTAACGGGGCTGATGAAGTAGAAAAAGTACTTGCTGGCAAGTCAGAATTTGTTTTGCAAGAAAAGCAATTGGGAACAGGAGATGCTGTTCTTACTGCCCAAACAGAATTAGCTGATCAAGTAGGTGCTACCTTAGTAATTACAGGTGACACTCCGCTTTTTACTAGTCAAACTTTTCAAAATTTGTTTGATTACCATCAAAAAAAGGGTAATGCAGCAACGGTTTTGACAGCCCAAGCACCTAATCCTTACGGGTATGGTCGGATTATTCGTGATGAACAAGGTAATGTCTTGCGAATTGTCGAACAAAAGGACGGCAATACTGAAGAATTGCAGGTTAATGAAATCAATACTGGCGTTTTTTGCTTCGATAATCAGAAGCTTTTTGCTGCATTGAAGCATGTTACTAATAATAATGCTCAAGGTGAGTATTACTTAACTGATGTGCTGGAGATATTACGTAATCATGGTGAACATGTTGGTGCCTATAAGATGCCTGATTTTAGTGAAAGTCTTGGTGTTAATGATCGCATTGCCTTGGCCCAAGCAACTAAAATTATGCAGAAGCGAATTAATGAAGAACACATGCGTAATGGCGTTTCGTTTGTTGATCCAGCCACTGCTTACATTGATGCTGACGTTGAGATTGGCTGTGATACGGTTATTGAGGCTAATGTGGTTATCAAGGGTAAAACCGTGATTGGTAATGATTGTTTGATTACCACGGGTTCTAGAATTGTTGATACTAAAATAGGTAATCATGTGACAGTTACTTCATCAACACTAGAAAATGCTACAATGGCTGATCATACGGATATTGGCCCTAATTCTCATTTGCGACCTAATGCGGTAATCTGTTCAGGTGCTCATGTTGGTAATTTTGTTGAAATTAAAAATGCTACAATTGGTGAGAATTCTAAAGTTGGTCATCTGACTTATGTGGGTGATGCTACTTTGGGTAAAGATGTTAACGTTGGTTGTGGGACCATTTTTGCTAACTATGATGGTGTGCAAAAAGATCATACAACTGTGGGTGATAAGTCCTTTATTGGTTCAGGTGCGACCTTGGTTGCGCCAGTTAATGTTGCTGATCATGCCTTTGTTGCTGCTGATTCCACAATTACTAAAGACGTTGCTAGGTATGATATGGCAATTGCCCGTGGTCGACAAGTTAATAAACCAGATTATTGGCATAAACTGGCTTTATCAAAGAGTGAAGACTGGCAATAA
- the pbp4b gene encoding penicillin binding protein PBP4B — translation MNKRMGVRKCALLLSLVTLASVVPATSFLKPQTLFAAQSSNSTSTQDKFQIDQKFPIDEKDDNPDFDTWSLLNNVTRKFYGFAGQGYLYVYSNNASKFGLYVNGKKVALKAVKPNSWTKINIARVTKNGNNSLQIARKGTSASDTLQIKVPYPTLVNQAKEKKNLQNNSFKLMDTLIKQEIKHGFSSAQIAIVHNGKIIKQSSYGLLDSYSESGERLTTGPKVNNSTLYDLASNTKMYATNFAIQKLVSEGKLDINAKVSSIFPDFQDKADDKIKGKSNLTIRDILMHQAGFPADPQYHNNNYDPTNPSVNKANANPVYTQDRSQALNKIIATPLNYVPGTKTIYSDVDYMLLGLIVEKITGQREDDYVEHNIYQPLGLTHTLYNPLQKGFTKNQITAAELNGNTRDHTISFNNVRTHTLQGEVHDEKAFYTMKGVSGHAGLFSNASDLAVLAQTVINRGGYGKHRIFDEDTLDEFIKPKSTDPSYGLGWRRQASGKYAWAFSNFADESTVGHTGWTGTLTVVDPKENTAVILLTNCRNTPIINAKQTPNDFAGSHYRLAKYGDIVGLAFAGINHDSKNANNQKLISLVTQRYNEIVKNKGDQTFADKNDLAALYGSLKSRRKHGNNVDKFMKSHLGVTIKKFIE, via the coding sequence ATGAATAAAAGAATGGGTGTTAGAAAATGTGCGTTGTTGCTTTCTCTAGTAACCCTTGCTAGTGTTGTTCCAGCAACATCATTTTTAAAACCGCAGACATTGTTTGCAGCGCAATCATCTAATTCGACGTCGACACAGGATAAATTTCAGATTGATCAGAAATTTCCAATTGATGAAAAAGATGATAATCCTGATTTTGATACTTGGTCGCTATTGAACAATGTTACACGGAAGTTTTATGGCTTTGCAGGCCAGGGCTATCTGTACGTTTATTCAAATAATGCCAGTAAATTTGGCTTGTACGTTAATGGGAAAAAGGTTGCTTTAAAAGCCGTTAAGCCTAATAGTTGGACCAAGATTAATATTGCCCGCGTCACTAAGAATGGGAATAATTCTTTGCAGATTGCACGTAAGGGCACGTCGGCTAGTGATACTTTGCAAATCAAAGTGCCATATCCTACTTTAGTTAACCAAGCTAAAGAAAAAAAGAATTTGCAAAATAATTCTTTTAAATTAATGGATACACTTATTAAGCAGGAGATAAAGCATGGCTTTAGTTCCGCTCAAATTGCAATTGTGCATAATGGAAAAATTATTAAACAAAGTTCTTATGGTCTACTTGATAGTTACTCGGAAAGTGGAGAACGGTTGACAACAGGTCCAAAAGTTAATAATTCCACGCTTTACGATTTAGCTTCGAATACCAAGATGTATGCGACTAACTTTGCGATTCAAAAGCTGGTTTCTGAAGGCAAGTTAGATATTAATGCCAAGGTTTCCAGTATTTTCCCTGATTTTCAGGATAAGGCAGATGATAAGATTAAAGGTAAGTCTAATCTAACCATCCGAGATATTTTAATGCACCAAGCAGGTTTCCCAGCAGATCCGCAATATCATAATAATAATTATGATCCAACTAATCCTAGTGTGAATAAAGCGAATGCTAATCCTGTATATACTCAGGATCGTAGTCAGGCTTTGAATAAAATTATTGCTACTCCACTGAATTATGTTCCAGGTACTAAAACCATCTATTCGGATGTTGATTACATGCTCTTAGGGCTAATTGTTGAAAAAATAACAGGTCAAAGAGAAGATGATTATGTTGAACATAATATTTATCAACCTTTGGGATTAACACATACGTTATATAATCCACTGCAAAAAGGTTTCACTAAAAATCAAATTACTGCTGCAGAATTGAATGGTAATACGCGTGACCATACGATTAGCTTCAATAATGTTCGCACTCATACACTTCAAGGTGAAGTACATGATGAAAAGGCATTTTATACAATGAAAGGTGTCAGTGGTCATGCTGGTTTGTTTAGCAATGCCAGTGATTTAGCAGTTTTAGCACAGACAGTAATTAATCGTGGTGGTTATGGTAAGCACCGAATTTTTGATGAAGATACATTGGATGAGTTTATTAAACCCAAGTCAACGGATCCTTCCTATGGTTTAGGCTGGCGCAGACAGGCGAGTGGTAAATATGCTTGGGCCTTTTCTAATTTTGCTGATGAAAGTACCGTTGGTCATACTGGTTGGACAGGGACTTTGACAGTGGTTGATCCTAAGGAAAATACAGCAGTTATTTTATTAACTAACTGCCGTAATACACCGATTATTAATGCTAAGCAAACGCCAAATGACTTTGCTGGCAGTCATTATCGCCTTGCGAAGTATGGTGACATTGTTGGTCTCGCATTTGCTGGTATTAATCATGACTCTAAAAACGCTAATAATCAAAAATTAATTAGTTTAGTAACACAACGCTATAATGAAATTGTCAAAAATAAAGGTGATCAAACATTTGCTGATAAGAATGATCTTGCTGCATTGTATGGTTCACTTAAGAGCCGGAGAAAGCATGGCAATAATGTTGATAAATTTATGAAGTCACATTTAGGAGTGACGATCAAGAAATTCATCGAATAA
- a CDS encoding MupG family TIM beta-alpha barrel fold protein, whose product MIGFSMYLGHDLTSQDYNYLLAMRNAGFSTVFTSLHIPEDDSQVVLSRLGELSKWCHNLDLDLIADVSKTGLQKLGIAIDDLEQVKSLHLTGLRIDDGVDFRLVAKLSKEMPLMLNASTLDTNDITALREYGANFAHLQAWHNYYPRPETGLDADLLQRKNRWLHKNNLQTMAFVAGDSNRRGPIKRGLPTLEMHRDENPLAALLELRQFGCDRVFIGDPALRQETIASFTNYVKHGALTLHLEEPVPALVGLEWHNRIDVARDVVRLVEGRTRQLFDTTPLSNIEPRPRGTITCDNRRYLRYQGELQITKRDLPADEKVNVLGHIINADLPILKQIKSGSKIVFELAEK is encoded by the coding sequence ATGATTGGTTTTTCAATGTATCTTGGTCATGATTTAACGTCACAAGATTATAATTATTTGTTGGCAATGCGTAATGCCGGTTTTAGTACGGTTTTTACATCACTGCATATTCCAGAAGATGATTCACAAGTTGTATTGTCGCGGTTGGGTGAGTTAAGTAAATGGTGCCATAATTTGGATCTGGACTTGATTGCCGATGTATCTAAGACTGGTTTGCAAAAGTTGGGGATAGCAATTGATGACTTGGAGCAGGTTAAAAGTCTGCATTTGACAGGACTGCGGATTGATGATGGAGTCGATTTTCGTTTAGTAGCTAAGCTGTCAAAAGAAATGCCACTGATGCTTAATGCTAGTACGTTAGATACAAACGATATTACGGCTTTGCGTGAATACGGTGCAAATTTTGCTCACCTGCAAGCATGGCATAATTATTATCCACGACCTGAAACGGGACTTGATGCGGATTTGCTGCAGCGTAAGAATAGATGGCTGCACAAAAATAATCTTCAAACAATGGCTTTTGTGGCTGGTGATAGTAACAGGCGTGGACCAATTAAGCGTGGGCTGCCAACATTAGAAATGCATCGGGATGAGAATCCTTTAGCGGCGCTGCTAGAGTTGCGACAGTTTGGTTGTGATCGCGTCTTTATTGGTGATCCTGCTTTACGACAAGAGACAATTGCGAGTTTTACTAATTATGTGAAGCATGGTGCTTTGACGCTGCACCTTGAAGAACCTGTACCAGCTTTAGTTGGTCTTGAATGGCACAACCGCATTGATGTGGCGCGGGATGTTGTGCGTCTAGTTGAGGGCCGAACCAGACAGCTATTTGATACGACGCCGCTGTCAAACATTGAACCGCGGCCACGGGGAACAATTACTTGTGATAATCGGCGCTATTTGCGTTATCAGGGTGAGTTGCAGATTACCAAGCGTGATTTGCCAGCTGATGAAAAAGTGAATGTGCTGGGACATATTATTAACGCTGATTTACCAATCTTAAAGCAGATTAAGTCTGGCAGTAAAATAGTCTTTGAATTGGCAGAAAAATAA
- a CDS encoding SLAP domain-containing protein gives MKLSHKLLMVSAAALLEVSPVLAGQVSSVQAADKTTAKAAVNKKDKKATTVKTAAKKTTPAKATSSKKGTIKLSRNAYVFDKDGKRLKEYMGSSKYTTIAKGITLNYNGKKTINGKNYYSIGNGAFIKAANVGYVDGKKVSQTNTITATIKHNAYIYNGQGKTDKKKVKKGQQVTVDQLKYIGSKLFYRLGGQSDQFVKATNVGSTSSKLKPVNKRPKKNKSQAKPSDNQNDPTVITLNHNSYIYDGQGNTSKKKVMQGQQITVDDLQYIGGKLYYHVNDDKFPGQDQWIKKSNVGVITGKQLKPSNSAPDDDQSATLITLGQDAYVYNDKGIAQTTKTFAKGHTARVTELRYIWVAADNKAELFYKLQSDKNGYIRDVDVSAISGAKLTVVNTPQDAQDGITVATVSDKSDLQIELNQVTTVKASDAYKLAAKSLRDTYDSAITAGMQVNNGTSTISEVKAALSKIKAARAALNGKKIVVNDLNNLSAAEANQIVQLAASANNVDQGAVQFSNNNTTLMINGANGFQQALNISDYATTTK, from the coding sequence ATGAAATTAAGTCATAAGTTGCTGATGGTATCAGCTGCGGCATTACTTGAAGTGAGTCCGGTGTTAGCTGGTCAAGTATCATCAGTTCAAGCAGCTGATAAGACTACGGCTAAAGCTGCAGTTAATAAAAAAGATAAAAAAGCAACAACTGTCAAAACAGCAGCTAAGAAGACTACACCAGCCAAGGCTACTAGCTCTAAAAAAGGCACGATTAAATTAAGCCGTAATGCATATGTCTTTGACAAAGATGGTAAAAGGTTAAAGGAATACATGGGCAGTAGTAAGTACACGACAATTGCTAAAGGAATAACGCTTAACTACAACGGTAAGAAGACAATTAACGGTAAGAATTATTATTCTATTGGTAATGGTGCTTTTATCAAAGCAGCTAATGTTGGTTATGTTGATGGTAAAAAAGTTAGCCAGACCAACACAATTACGGCCACAATTAAGCATAATGCTTATATTTATAATGGTCAGGGTAAAACAGATAAGAAAAAGGTAAAGAAGGGGCAGCAAGTAACAGTTGATCAATTGAAATACATTGGCAGTAAGCTATTTTACCGGCTTGGCGGACAAAGTGATCAATTTGTTAAGGCAACGAATGTTGGTTCAACTTCAAGTAAATTGAAGCCAGTTAACAAGCGGCCCAAGAAAAATAAATCCCAAGCTAAGCCAAGCGATAATCAAAATGATCCGACAGTGATCACATTGAATCATAATTCATACATTTATGATGGTCAGGGTAACACTAGTAAAAAGAAGGTCATGCAAGGACAGCAAATTACTGTTGATGATCTGCAATATATTGGTGGAAAACTATACTACCACGTTAATGATGATAAATTTCCAGGTCAAGATCAGTGGATTAAAAAGAGTAACGTTGGCGTTATTACCGGTAAACAATTGAAGCCATCCAACTCTGCTCCAGATGATGATCAATCAGCAACTTTAATTACTTTGGGTCAAGATGCTTATGTTTATAACGATAAGGGAATTGCGCAAACAACTAAAACTTTTGCTAAAGGACATACTGCGCGGGTAACTGAATTACGTTATATTTGGGTAGCAGCTGACAATAAGGCAGAATTGTTCTATAAACTGCAAAGTGACAAGAATGGTTATATCAGAGATGTAGATGTTAGTGCCATTAGTGGCGCCAAGCTGACTGTTGTTAATACGCCACAAGATGCTCAAGATGGAATTACAGTTGCCACTGTAAGTGATAAAAGTGACTTGCAGATTGAATTAAATCAGGTAACAACTGTCAAGGCAAGTGATGCTTATAAGTTGGCTGCTAAGTCGTTGCGTGATACTTATGACAGTGCAATTACTGCGGGCATGCAAGTAAATAATGGTACGTCAACTATTAGTGAAGTTAAGGCTGCTTTGAGTAAAATCAAGGCAGCTAGGGCAGCACTTAATGGTAAGAAGATCGTGGTTAATGATCTGAATAATTTATCAGCAGCTGAAGCTAATCAAATTGTCCAATTAGCAGCTAGTGCTAACAATGTTGATCAAGGTGCGGTTCAATTTAGTAATAACAACACAACGTTAATGATTAATGGTGCTAATGGCTTCCAGCAAGCATTAAATATCAGTGATTACGCCACAACTACTAAGTAA